A stretch of the Capsicum annuum cultivar UCD-10X-F1 chromosome 10, UCD10Xv1.1, whole genome shotgun sequence genome encodes the following:
- the LOC107878929 gene encoding uncharacterized protein LOC107878929 isoform X2, whose translation MARDVLAIPIFSVVSECSFSTGGRVIDPFRSSLTPKLVKSLICLQDWLRREPIPINIEKDLEYLEQLEVEMAYSEIKSSIVDVSLLISKCELRSGCGRWLFWWTVVAVLWTDGGGFF comes from the exons ATGGCTCGTGATGTGTTAGCCATTCCCATTTTCAGTGTCGTATCTGAATGTTCATTTAGCACGGGAGGTCGTGTTATTGATCCCTTTAGGAGTTCATTAACTCCTAAACTAGTGAAATCTCTTATTTGTCTTCAAGATTGGCTTAGACGCGAACCTATTCCAATTAATATCGAGAAAGATTTAGAGTATCTTGAGCAACTTGAAGTTG aaatGGCTTATAGTGAAATTAAGTCTAGCATTGTTGATGTGTCGTTGTTAATAAGCAAATGTGAATTGCGG TCAGGCTGTGGCCGGTGGCTGTTTTGGTGGACTGTGGTTGCTGTTTTATGGACTGATGGTGGTGGCTTTTTTTGA
- the LOC107878929 gene encoding uncharacterized protein LOC107878929 isoform X1, whose product MRQPLWVAACSADADSDCGLFGSNQSNLFVDDNRRVNNHSNQSSRSIFSVVNYTTFLTICSGDQSAANNLQNISNLIGSRVSEGGASNENISISYPNKVETTPNKVQTAVEAEPSKKGRPWNLGKDVGSGLTRSLMKKQELIKQNKWLIVKLSLALLMCRC is encoded by the exons ATGAGACAACCATTATGGGTTGCAGCCTGCAGTGCCGATGCCGACTCCGACTGTGGTCTTTTCGGAAGCAACCAATCTAATCTGTTTGTTGACGACAACCGGCGAGTCAACAACCATTCTAATCAGTCATCtaggtcaattttcagtgttgtcAATTATACCACTTTTTTGACTATTTGTTCTGGCGATCAGTCAGCAGCTAACAACCTTCAAAATATATCTAATTTg ATTGGAAGTAGGGTAAGTGAAGGTGGAGcgtcaaatgaaaatatttcaatttcataTCCAAATAAAGTTGAAACTACTCCAAATAAAGTTCAAACTGCGGTTGAAGCTGAACCTTCAAAAAAAGGAAGGCCATGGAACCTAGGGAAAGATGTTGGCAGTGGTTTGACAAGATCGTTGATGAAAAAACAGGAGCTAATAAAGCAAAAT aaatGGCTTATAGTGAAATTAAGTCTAGCATTGTTGATGTGTCGTTGTTAA